From Strix uralensis isolate ZFMK-TIS-50842 chromosome 1, bStrUra1, whole genome shotgun sequence, a single genomic window includes:
- the SGO1 gene encoding shugoshin 1 — MAQDLKKPFKDSLSDIKERMKEKRNQKWTKLGKTSQISTVKCKITTSSSKQMKSIQANNKDLAQALQEEKIKLRDAQATILQLRKEYQDLKVQMFVLQRNLRLAQAQGLVENRLSALNKIISKVSQNLLASVDLLGPAKNLCSIGMNQRLLASVLENSSSVTGQMCSVGPLQGADGGDQVLPSGMEADSDRNELGHSVSEICEESDSAISLIRIVPGKGRTSDFHLDNIGSELEDVSSSGVAGFDNVLPKGVSTRHRYSKMRNHDELCTGVLDHSGAPDSTKKLSEQDEIGLEESLEKRTIENINSGISQLNENKVGSELVLRQINSETSQLNFNSNSDLKQREFKSREDSPVRKEKHQKGKLEWPKNTSRQKEKKRQSKEASKENLDFLGGSSDAYDFNFEERVHLTPFRQKKVNDRDAGVADKDNLSETNTTESSGIEEDSDDSLYEPYKRKSKKRKSSMDKTDTSPVHVRPRSKRCLAQREQKLHNEKEAESNKSSDKSIREPSEPSRGHLHDVTNTTSVLPSTGNATIVPKGEGPRSPKRKRSCTLTVNYKEPSIAGKLRRGDPFTDTNFLDSPIFKRKKNATCHSLKKESLPKYNEKFVGCH; from the exons ATGGCTCAAGACTTGAAAAAGCCCTTCAAAGACAGTCTGAGTGATATAAAAGAAcgaatgaaagagaaaagaaatcagaaatggaCAAAGTTGGGTAAAACTAGCCAGATCTCCACTGTAAAGTGCAAAATAACGA CCAGCAGCTCCAAGCAAATGAAGAGCATACAAGCAAACAACAAAGATCTGGCTCAGGCTCTGCAAGAAGAAAAGATCAAACTGAGGGATGCCCAGGCTACCATTCTTCAATTAAGGAAAGAATATCAAGATCTGAAGGTTCAGATGTTTGTCTTGCAAAGAAATCTTAGGTTGGCGCAAGCACAAGGACTTGTTGAG AATCGACTGTCAGCCTTGAATAAGATAATTTCAAAAGTTTCTCAGAATTTACTGGCGTCAGTTGATCTCCTTGGCCCAGCAAAGAATTTGTGTTCCATAGGCATG AATCAGAGACTGCTTGCTTCAGTTCTTGAAAATAGTTCCAGTGTCACAGGACAAATGTGTTCAGT AGGACCTCTACAGGGTGCTGATGGAGGTGATCAAGTACTTCCAAGTGGGATGGAGGCTGATAGTGATAGAAATGAACTGGGTCATTCTGTGTCGGAGATCTGTGAGGAATCTGACAGTGCCATTTCCTTAATCAGAATAGTTCCAGGCAAAG GACGAACATCTGATTTTCATCTGGACAACATAGGGTCAGAGCTGGAAGATGTTTCTTCAAGTGGGGTGGCTGGATTTGATAACGTGTTACCAAAAGGTGTGTCCACCAGGCATCGCTACTCAAAGATGAGAAACCACGATGAACTTTGCACTGGTGTCTTGGACCATTCAGGAGCACCTGATTCAACAAAAAAGCTTTCTGAACAGGATGAAATTGGGCTTGAGGAAAGTCTAGAGAAGCGTACTATAGAAAACATAAATTCAGGTATTTCTCAGTTGAATGAGAATAAGGTAGGTTCAGAGCTGGTGTTGAGGCAGATAAATTCTGAAACTTCACAGTTAAACTTCAACAGTAATTCTGATCTTAAACAGCGTGAgtttaaaagcagagaagactCTCCAGTAAGGAAAGAGAAgcatcagaaaggaaaactggaatGGCCTAAAAATACTtccagacaaaaagaaaaaaaaagacagagtaaaGAGGCTTCCAAAGAAAACTTGGATTTCTTGGGCGGCTCCAGTGATGCTTATGACTTTAATTTTGAGGAGCGTGTCCATCTTACGCCTTTTCGACAAAAAAAGGTGAATGACAGAGATGCTGGTGTGGCTGACAAAGACAACTTATCTGAAACTAATACTACAGAGTCAAGTGGTATTGAAGAAGATTCAGATGATAGCCTCTATGAACCTTACAAAAGGAAATcgaaaaaaaggaaaagttccATGGACAAGACAGATACATCGCCAGTCCACGTAAGGCCAAGGTCTAAAAGATGTTTGGCACAGCGTGAGCAGAAACTCCATAatgaaaaagaagctgaaagtAATAAATCCAGTGACAAGTCTATCA GGGAGCCTTCTGAGCCATCTCGTGGTCATCTTCATGATGTTACCAACACCACTTCAGtgctccccagcactgggaatgcaACTATTGTCCCAAAAGGTGAAGGACCACGATCTCCAAAACGCAAGCGAAGCTGTACTCTTACTGTGAACTATAAAGAACCAAGTATTGCAGG gaaaCTCAGAAGAGGAGATCCATTTACAGATACAAATTTTCTGGACTCTCCAATTTTCAAGcggaaaaaaaatgctacatgCCATTCTCTTAAGAAGGAATCTCTGCCAAAATACAATGAGAAATTTGTTGGTTGTCATTGA